A portion of the Mesobacillus boroniphilus genome contains these proteins:
- a CDS encoding BCCT family transporter: MNMQKSKTKQEIDWTLTLAPLILIIFMSVILLAYPDASSNAIEFLRSIFVGDFGSFYIVFGLGVFLVSIWLAFSRFGQVKLGDLEKPRFNTFAWGAMIFTSTMAADILYWSLIEWAYYFGATPFGMENLSLAQRQDFASTYPLFHWGPIPWSFYILPAVAYGYMMYVKKRKRQTLSEACRSTIGHHADGALGKFIDIFSIVGLLAGTATTFSLATPLLSLVVSTIFGIPQSTALTIIILGVIALVYTIAVTLGLKGISKLANLCVIIFLALIAIFLFFGPTRFMIESGITGIGKLANDFFSMATWMDPLRVSGEGGSGFPQDWTVFYWAYWIAWFVATPFFIGKISEGRTIKQTILGGFTCGLLGTFTSFIVFGNFGLFHQTQGNVDAAGMLADGASPSEVILQIFQQLPISGVALVLLAVAMIAFYASTFDAITLVVAEYSLKKLEPGQEPPKSIRVFWALIFIILPIALIFNETTLTMLQTISIVAAFPLAIIMGIIIFSFIKDLINDSKTV; this comes from the coding sequence ATGAACATGCAAAAAAGTAAAACTAAACAGGAAATAGATTGGACTTTAACTCTCGCGCCACTCATTCTAATAATATTCATGTCGGTAATTCTATTGGCTTATCCAGATGCTAGCAGTAATGCTATAGAATTCTTGAGAAGTATTTTTGTCGGTGACTTCGGTTCGTTCTACATTGTATTTGGCCTTGGCGTATTTTTAGTATCGATTTGGTTGGCTTTCTCCCGTTTCGGTCAAGTGAAACTAGGTGATTTGGAAAAACCAAGATTTAATACATTCGCATGGGGTGCAATGATTTTCACCTCTACTATGGCTGCGGATATCCTATATTGGTCGCTGATTGAATGGGCTTATTATTTTGGTGCAACTCCTTTTGGTATGGAAAATCTAAGCCTGGCACAGAGACAGGATTTTGCTTCAACTTATCCATTATTCCACTGGGGACCTATTCCATGGAGTTTTTATATTCTGCCTGCGGTTGCATACGGATATATGATGTATGTGAAGAAACGCAAAAGACAAACTCTATCAGAAGCGTGCCGTTCAACAATCGGACATCATGCTGATGGAGCGTTAGGTAAATTCATTGATATCTTCTCGATTGTTGGATTGCTTGCAGGGACAGCTACTACATTCTCTCTTGCAACACCATTATTATCATTGGTCGTGTCGACAATTTTTGGGATCCCTCAAAGTACAGCGTTGACTATCATCATCTTAGGGGTCATCGCATTGGTTTATACAATCGCTGTTACGTTAGGGTTAAAAGGAATTTCAAAGCTCGCGAATCTCTGCGTGATAATCTTTTTGGCACTCATTGCAATCTTTTTATTTTTTGGACCTACGAGGTTTATGATAGAAAGTGGAATTACAGGAATTGGGAAACTAGCAAATGATTTCTTTAGTATGGCAACATGGATGGATCCACTTCGAGTATCTGGCGAAGGTGGTTCTGGATTCCCGCAAGACTGGACTGTTTTCTATTGGGCTTATTGGATTGCGTGGTTTGTTGCAACACCGTTCTTCATTGGTAAAATCTCTGAAGGAAGAACAATCAAACAAACCATTTTAGGCGGGTTTACATGCGGGTTATTAGGAACATTTACTTCCTTTATTGTGTTTGGTAACTTTGGACTTTTCCACCAAACACAAGGTAACGTAGATGCAGCAGGAATGCTCGCAGATGGAGCTAGTCCATCTGAAGTAATCCTTCAGATTTTCCAGCAGCTTCCTATAAGTGGTGTCGCACTTGTATTATTAGCAGTAGCGATGATCGCCTTTTACGCAAGTACATTCGATGCCATAACACTTGTTGTAGCAGAATACTCATTGAAAAAATTAGAGCCCGGACAGGAGCCACCTAAATCTATCAGAGTATTTTGGGCATTAATCTTTATCATTTTACCTATCGCACTGATCTTTAATGAGACTACCCTAACCATGCTTCAAACGATATCAATCGTTGCAGCATTCCCATTAGCAATCATAATGGGTATCATTATATTTAGCTTTATAAAAGATTTAATTAACGATAGCAAAACAGTATAG
- a CDS encoding GtrA family protein, translating to MKNKIEVVNYLIFGILTTVVNIASFWLINHIFGMDYRVATTIAWIISVIFAFITNKLYVFNSKTTGIYSLFKELISFLFFRLLSYFLDLSLMIILIEFIKADSLIAKIIANVFVVIFNYFASKFVIFKPSNKQR from the coding sequence ATGAAAAATAAAATTGAAGTTGTAAACTATCTAATATTTGGCATACTCACTACTGTAGTTAATATTGCTTCGTTTTGGTTGATTAATCATATATTTGGCATGGATTACCGAGTTGCTACTACCATTGCCTGGATTATATCCGTGATCTTTGCCTTCATCACAAATAAACTATATGTCTTTAATAGCAAAACTACTGGCATATACTCCTTGTTCAAAGAACTAATTTCTTTTTTATTTTTCCGCTTACTTTCCTATTTCCTGGACTTGTCATTAATGATTATTCTCATTGAATTCATTAAAGCAGATAGTTTGATAGCCAAAATTATTGCGAATGTTTTTGTAGTGATCTTTAATTATTTTGCAAGTAAATTTGTTATTTTTAAGCCTTCAAATAAACAAAGATGA
- a CDS encoding glycosyltransferase family 2 protein produces MNNLTILVPAYNEEAVLQQLYDRLTNVIENIPFYKFEILFVNDGSKDNTLSIIKKMRENDNRISYINLSRNFGKETAMIAGLDYAKGDAVIILDADLQDPPELIPEMIRYWEMGYDDIYAKRKSRSGETWFKKWSSSAFYRLLQKMTRIPIQKNTGDFRLLDRRCVEALKQLRETQRYTKGMFSWIGYNKKEILFDRDPRAAGETKWNYLKLTDLAIEGITSFTTTPLRLSALSGVVISFFAFIYMIWIIVKTLVSGEPVPGYPSLMTVILFLGGIQLISLGIIGEYLGRIFNETKNRPLYFIDEYNNEKESNQSSASMNKVNQDHQ; encoded by the coding sequence ATGAATAATTTAACGATTCTAGTACCCGCCTATAATGAGGAAGCTGTATTGCAACAATTATATGATAGGCTAACTAATGTGATTGAAAATATTCCATTTTATAAGTTTGAAATATTATTTGTTAATGATGGAAGTAAAGATAATACTTTATCCATAATTAAAAAAATGAGAGAAAATGACAATAGGATATCTTACATTAATCTATCACGTAATTTTGGCAAGGAAACTGCGATGATTGCTGGTTTAGACTACGCTAAAGGTGATGCAGTAATCATTCTCGACGCTGATTTACAGGACCCTCCTGAGTTAATTCCTGAAATGATCCGTTATTGGGAAATGGGATATGATGATATCTATGCAAAGAGAAAGTCCAGAAGTGGAGAGACGTGGTTCAAGAAATGGTCTTCATCAGCCTTCTACCGGCTTCTTCAAAAAATGACCAGGATTCCTATCCAGAAAAATACCGGTGACTTCCGTCTTCTTGACAGACGCTGCGTAGAAGCACTTAAACAACTGAGGGAAACTCAGAGATATACAAAAGGAATGTTCAGCTGGATTGGTTATAACAAAAAAGAAATCTTATTCGACCGTGATCCCAGAGCTGCTGGTGAGACAAAATGGAATTATCTTAAATTGACTGATCTGGCCATTGAAGGAATCACCTCGTTCACAACAACACCTTTAAGATTATCTGCTTTATCTGGTGTTGTTATCTCCTTTTTTGCCTTTATCTACATGATCTGGATTATCGTAAAAACATTGGTATCAGGAGAACCTGTGCCAGGTTACCCTTCTTTAATGACGGTCATATTATTTTTAGGAGGCATCCAGTTAATATCGCTAGGGATTATAGGAGAGTATTTGGGGAGAATTTTTAACGAAACGAAAAACCGGCCTCTTTATTTTATAGACGAATATAACAATGAAAAAGAATCTAATCAAAGTTCTGCTTCAATGAACAAAGTGAATCAAGATCACCAATGA
- a CDS encoding PQQ-binding-like beta-propeller repeat protein yields the protein MRKIILFFIVSLFVVSNSVMADTESFGPDEWTQYRMNQENNPVFNGNIEGEINEVIKTGNEVRSTPVIVGDHIYIGNHKSGGIYSYNLKTKKLNWKAEAPNWIHSEIIYANNQLFVGYGNRFYQEDGTRGTEESGVLSLDPESGETLWDFKTKGEVMPTPAFYEGTLYITTGDRHLYAIDPAKGEEKWRLELGHTISMSSPNVKDGILYVGGGRPLPYTFFAVDLNNRKVLWETSFEDVYLGMDDVPPAIYKDQYVITTGLAETKDPSMPNHMIYAMDLKTGEVKWKDSLGTGKDVENNRSGAPMVYGDQVFVGSPITKTFYSYDAKTGKQLWNYPSNVNKAPPAADNDIVYFTDTKGFVYAFDTETGDLVGKEELGGKLAPSGPVLMNDHLIVGSQDKNVYILPIEKILNVKDSNLSEAKASKSELTYIWPALALLVVVLGIWFFLKSKRT from the coding sequence GTGAGGAAGATAATCCTGTTTTTTATTGTTAGCTTATTTGTAGTGAGTAATTCAGTAATGGCTGATACGGAATCTTTTGGGCCGGATGAATGGACTCAGTATAGAATGAATCAGGAAAATAACCCTGTGTTCAATGGAAATATAGAGGGGGAAATCAACGAGGTTATAAAAACTGGTAATGAGGTTCGTTCAACCCCCGTCATTGTTGGGGATCATATTTATATTGGGAATCATAAATCGGGTGGTATTTATTCGTACAATTTAAAAACAAAGAAATTAAATTGGAAGGCGGAAGCTCCGAATTGGATCCATTCGGAAATTATTTATGCTAATAATCAACTTTTCGTCGGTTATGGCAATCGCTTTTACCAGGAGGATGGCACAAGGGGAACTGAGGAAAGCGGTGTGCTTAGCCTGGACCCAGAAAGTGGGGAGACTTTATGGGATTTCAAGACAAAAGGTGAGGTAATGCCAACTCCTGCTTTTTATGAAGGCACTTTATATATAACAACTGGTGATAGGCATCTTTATGCAATTGATCCAGCCAAAGGTGAGGAGAAATGGCGTCTTGAATTAGGACATACCATCAGTATGTCTTCTCCGAATGTAAAAGATGGCATCTTGTATGTCGGCGGAGGGCGCCCCCTTCCATATACTTTTTTTGCAGTTGACCTAAACAATAGAAAAGTTCTATGGGAAACGAGCTTTGAAGATGTATATCTTGGCATGGACGATGTTCCGCCAGCTATTTATAAGGATCAATATGTTATTACTACAGGCCTGGCAGAAACTAAAGATCCTTCAATGCCTAACCATATGATTTATGCAATGGATTTAAAGACAGGGGAAGTTAAATGGAAAGATAGTTTGGGGACTGGGAAAGATGTTGAAAACAATAGATCTGGTGCACCTATGGTTTACGGTGACCAGGTATTTGTCGGAAGCCCAATCACTAAAACATTCTATAGCTATGATGCAAAAACAGGAAAGCAGTTATGGAATTACCCTAGTAATGTCAATAAAGCGCCTCCGGCTGCAGACAATGATATTGTCTACTTCACAGATACAAAAGGCTTTGTCTATGCTTTTGACACCGAAACAGGAGATTTGGTAGGTAAAGAAGAATTAGGCGGCAAACTAGCACCCTCAGGCCCTGTTTTAATGAATGACCATTTAATTGTCGGCAGCCAGGATAAAAATGTTTACATCCTGCCAATTGAAAAAATCTTAAACGTGAAAGACAGTAACCTGTCAGAAGCAAAAGCGTCCAAATCAGAACTCACTTATATTTGGCCAGCATTGGCTCTATTAGTTGTAGTATTAGGGATATGGTTTTTCTTAAAATCTAAACGGACATAG
- a CDS encoding DUF6056 family protein — protein MFHKIKAYYPILILFTLLYSFHFLVGMYPGDDIKFSKASEMYSLAEWLKLRYLTWSGRLMPDAAVYVFLDDLIWLWRILNPLMIILLGYSLVRILKKEVSQWEVIFAVLLLGYFADNILSSGIFWITGSMNYLWPIALAMTSMIPFADRVFRKLSMKKGHGFIYGIAGFLAAIGNEQAALCISSFAVLSLITIYLKEKKVEIQLLLLTGLYITGTCILLFAPGNEIRWVKEAAYWYPRFPSLSFKDHLYIGTIWAFEQLFRDMRFLLLLLSGITIAYSYKNSKLRESIALKLFILLFGIVLSFHVMGRGLEVIYNFSAIKNFRVTESMLSFWEINSSVAFAFLPYLFWTTYLLLLSYLLIRESKNPIFLLFCLLAIGGTLFVIFFSPTIYGSGNRVLTVASVLFTLISIYKIDSLGLLRSKKLIMLLAIFPFVNLSLIFFRWFTSGFHPFL, from the coding sequence ATGTTTCACAAGATTAAAGCGTATTATCCTATTTTGATTTTATTTACATTATTATACTCGTTTCATTTTCTTGTTGGCATGTATCCAGGTGATGATATTAAATTTTCAAAAGCCTCTGAAATGTATTCTCTTGCAGAATGGCTGAAGCTGCGCTATTTAACATGGTCAGGACGATTAATGCCCGATGCAGCAGTTTATGTCTTTTTAGATGATCTCATTTGGTTATGGAGAATACTGAATCCATTGATGATTATTCTCCTTGGTTACAGCTTGGTTAGAATTCTGAAAAAAGAGGTCTCGCAGTGGGAAGTAATCTTTGCTGTTCTTCTATTGGGATATTTTGCAGACAATATACTAAGTTCAGGTATCTTTTGGATTACAGGGTCAATGAATTACCTTTGGCCGATAGCATTGGCTATGACAAGCATGATTCCCTTTGCAGATAGGGTGTTCCGTAAATTGAGTATGAAAAAAGGACATGGCTTCATCTACGGAATTGCAGGGTTTTTGGCCGCGATAGGGAATGAACAGGCGGCTCTCTGCATTTCAAGTTTTGCAGTCCTTTCTCTGATTACCATATATCTGAAAGAGAAAAAAGTGGAGATCCAATTACTTTTATTGACTGGTTTATACATCACAGGGACCTGTATCCTGCTTTTTGCTCCAGGCAATGAAATCAGGTGGGTAAAAGAAGCTGCATACTGGTATCCACGCTTTCCAAGCCTCAGTTTTAAAGATCATTTATATATTGGAACGATTTGGGCATTTGAACAGCTGTTCAGGGATATGCGATTTTTATTATTATTGCTGTCCGGGATTACAATTGCTTATTCCTACAAGAACTCCAAATTAAGGGAAAGCATTGCGCTAAAGTTATTCATACTTCTTTTCGGAATTGTCCTTTCATTCCATGTCATGGGTCGTGGACTTGAAGTAATTTATAATTTTTCAGCAATAAAGAATTTTAGGGTTACTGAAAGCATGTTATCCTTTTGGGAAATTAATTCCTCTGTAGCTTTTGCATTCCTCCCTTATTTGTTTTGGACGACTTATTTATTGTTACTTTCATACTTACTGATACGGGAAAGCAAAAATCCAATCTTTTTGCTCTTTTGCCTTTTGGCTATAGGCGGAACTCTTTTCGTAATATTCTTTTCTCCAACCATATATGGATCTGGGAATCGAGTCCTTACAGTCGCTTCGGTCCTTTTCACACTTATTTCTATCTATAAAATAGACTCACTTGGACTTTTGCGGAGCAAAAAGCTTATTATGCTCCTTGCCATTTTCCCATTTGTAAATCTATCATTAATTTTTTTCAGATGGTTTACTTCCGGTTTCCATCCTTTTCTATAA
- a CDS encoding LysM peptidoglycan-binding domain-containing protein translates to MKKQAASFMTAALLSTAFAGIASADTYTVKRGDTLSQIAISYKTSVPELKKVNKLSSDLIYINQQLTVPSKTSEFIASPGTTKTAATPAASLKTTAQVNPALTYVVKSGDTLGKIASIHKIKLNDLMEWNGLKNHLIYPGQVLKVSNGTSTPAKKETTPDTPAQNPALPVQSAQTSAAQNEYIVQSGDTLGKIGMQFGMTVQQLKELNKLTSDLIFVGQKLFVAKPIEAAATIKSPVTQTADSPEAQVISYAKEMMGVPYVWAGSTPDGFDCSGFIYYAFNKTGKKMGRFSSEGYYNRSFYVNNPVPGDLVFFENTYKKGISHMGIYLGNNEFIHASTSGGVMISNLSEPYYAKHFEGFKRFY, encoded by the coding sequence ATGAAGAAACAAGCTGCTTCATTTATGACCGCCGCCCTTCTGTCTACTGCTTTCGCCGGAATTGCCTCTGCCGATACATATACCGTAAAAAGAGGGGATACATTATCGCAAATCGCTATTTCATACAAAACGAGTGTTCCAGAACTAAAAAAAGTGAATAAATTATCCTCTGATTTAATTTATATCAACCAGCAATTGACTGTTCCTTCAAAGACCAGCGAGTTCATTGCATCACCTGGTACGACGAAGACTGCTGCAACGCCCGCTGCTTCTCTAAAAACAACAGCTCAGGTGAATCCGGCACTAACATATGTCGTAAAAAGCGGGGACACGCTTGGCAAAATCGCCTCTATTCATAAAATCAAGCTTAATGACCTGATGGAATGGAACGGTCTGAAGAACCATTTAATATATCCAGGACAAGTGCTGAAGGTTTCAAATGGGACGAGCACGCCAGCTAAAAAGGAAACGACACCTGACACTCCGGCACAGAATCCTGCATTACCTGTTCAATCAGCTCAGACCTCTGCGGCCCAGAATGAATATATTGTGCAATCGGGGGATACGCTCGGCAAAATCGGCATGCAGTTCGGCATGACTGTCCAGCAGCTTAAAGAACTTAACAAACTCACCTCTGACCTGATCTTTGTCGGACAGAAATTGTTTGTTGCCAAGCCAATTGAAGCTGCTGCCACCATTAAATCTCCAGTAACCCAGACAGCAGATAGCCCGGAAGCTCAAGTCATCTCCTACGCAAAAGAAATGATGGGCGTTCCATACGTTTGGGCCGGAAGCACGCCAGATGGCTTTGATTGCAGCGGTTTCATCTACTACGCCTTCAATAAAACAGGCAAGAAAATGGGACGCTTCTCATCAGAAGGCTATTATAACCGTTCATTCTATGTTAACAACCCAGTGCCCGGAGATCTTGTATTCTTTGAAAATACATATAAAAAAGGCATATCCCATATGGGAATCTATCTCGGAAACAATGAATTTATCCATGCCAGCACTTCCGGCGGTGTTATGATCTCTAACTTAAGTGAACCCTATTATGCGAAACACTTTGAAGGATTTAAGAGATTTTACTAG
- a CDS encoding M20 family metallopeptidase, translated as MQEILDDIKFLVECDSPSLNKKLVDRCGERIQELLFRYFGKRAEVIEEEKYGNHLKFEFGEGDETILILSHFDTVWEPGDLEFKIEGDRAYGPGILDMKGGLVQAIWAIKAIKELKIPFTKKIVYLFTSDEEVSSPTSRYVIEEVAKDCDYALVTEPPVVRTGALKTARKGSARYYIDITGKAAHAGNNHHEGASAIQEAAKTIDFLESLTDYEVGTTVNVGFVNGGGKLNVVADHAEIGIDVRAGTSEEQERIDEIIHGLTPFTEGTSIDVRGGVSRPPMERNEDTQILFQTAKEAAKEEGFKLKEASVGGGSDGNLTANMGVPTLDGLGTIGDGIHARNEHIIISPIPERAAFFTNLLISIGTKEGT; from the coding sequence TTGCAAGAGATATTAGATGATATCAAGTTTCTGGTCGAATGTGATTCTCCATCATTAAACAAAAAACTGGTAGACCGGTGTGGAGAGAGGATTCAGGAGCTTTTATTTCGCTACTTTGGTAAACGGGCAGAAGTGATTGAAGAAGAGAAATACGGAAATCATCTGAAATTTGAATTCGGGGAAGGAGACGAAACCATCTTAATCCTTTCCCATTTTGATACAGTATGGGAGCCTGGAGATTTAGAGTTTAAAATCGAAGGCGATCGTGCATACGGTCCTGGCATCCTGGATATGAAGGGCGGTCTTGTACAAGCGATTTGGGCAATAAAAGCCATTAAGGAATTGAAGATTCCATTCACAAAGAAAATTGTGTACCTTTTTACTAGTGATGAAGAGGTGAGCAGTCCGACTTCACGCTATGTTATTGAGGAGGTAGCGAAGGATTGCGATTATGCATTAGTTACGGAACCACCCGTTGTTCGGACGGGTGCCTTAAAAACGGCAAGAAAGGGATCAGCGCGTTATTATATTGATATTACAGGCAAGGCTGCCCACGCTGGCAACAACCATCATGAAGGAGCTAGTGCTATTCAAGAGGCTGCCAAGACCATCGATTTTTTAGAGTCCTTAACAGATTACGAGGTTGGAACCACCGTCAATGTTGGATTTGTTAATGGTGGAGGCAAGCTAAATGTCGTGGCTGATCATGCAGAGATTGGCATTGATGTCCGCGCGGGGACAAGTGAAGAACAGGAAAGAATAGATGAAATAATTCATGGGCTGACACCTTTCACCGAGGGGACAAGTATCGATGTGAGAGGAGGCGTTTCTCGCCCTCCAATGGAACGAAATGAAGATACGCAAATTCTATTCCAGACTGCTAAAGAAGCAGCAAAAGAAGAAGGCTTCAAGTTAAAAGAAGCTTCGGTTGGAGGAGGAAGTGACGGAAACCTTACAGCGAACATGGGAGTCCCGACCTTAGATGGTCTCGGTACCATTGGAGACGGAATCCATGCAAGAAACGAACACATCATCATCAGCCCAATCCCTGAACGGGCAGCATTTTTCACTAACCTGCTGATTAGTATTGGGACCAAAGAGGGGACATAG
- a CDS encoding amino acid ABC transporter ATP-binding protein, translating to MSVIQVNNLKKSFGELEVLKDISTEVKEQEVVCVVGPSGSGKSTFLRCLNRLEEITDGQVIVNGHDITDPKININKIRQEAGMVFQHFNLFPHKTVLQNITLAPIKAKGVDKDAVKKKALELLRKVGLEEKADSYPGELSGGQKQRVAIARALAMEPKVMLFDEPTSALDPEMIGEVLEVMKDLAREGMTMVVVTHEMGFAREVGDRVIFMDGGYIVEEGVPSELFGNPKHERTKAFLGKVL from the coding sequence ATGAGTGTGATCCAGGTCAATAACCTTAAAAAATCTTTTGGAGAACTCGAAGTATTAAAAGATATCAGTACAGAGGTGAAAGAGCAGGAAGTGGTCTGCGTCGTAGGGCCTTCCGGCTCTGGAAAAAGCACCTTCCTGCGATGCCTGAATAGACTCGAGGAGATCACAGATGGCCAAGTCATCGTGAATGGACATGATATCACCGACCCTAAAATCAACATCAATAAAATTCGCCAGGAAGCAGGAATGGTATTCCAGCACTTCAATCTCTTTCCTCATAAAACAGTGCTGCAAAATATTACACTGGCACCGATAAAAGCCAAGGGTGTCGACAAAGATGCTGTGAAAAAGAAAGCCCTCGAACTGCTCAGAAAAGTAGGTCTCGAAGAAAAAGCAGACAGCTATCCCGGAGAACTATCCGGTGGACAAAAGCAGCGTGTCGCCATTGCCAGGGCACTTGCCATGGAACCAAAAGTCATGCTGTTCGATGAACCTACTTCTGCCCTCGACCCTGAGATGATTGGAGAAGTCCTCGAGGTTATGAAAGACCTTGCTCGGGAAGGCATGACGATGGTCGTCGTGACACATGAAATGGGATTCGCCCGTGAAGTCGGCGATCGCGTCATCTTCATGGACGGCGGATATATCGTTGAAGAGGGTGTACCTAGTGAATTATTTGGTAATCCTAAGCATGAACGCACGAAGGCATTTCTTGGGAAAGTGTTATAG
- a CDS encoding amino acid ABC transporter permease gives MEIFQEALPVLWAGLKLTAYITLLGLLFGFIIGLITALFRLSPIPPLRWIAIWFINFVRGTPFLVQLFFIYFGLNSLPFISLQPVTAGVVGIAINAGAYIAEIVRAGIQSIDKGQTEAARTLGLTSAQTMRYIILPQALRRMLPTFVNQAIISLKDTSLLSVIGIAELTQRGQVVVSATYEPFKIWGMVALMYFILIYLLTKLGDFIERRYELR, from the coding sequence ATGGAAATTTTTCAGGAAGCCCTTCCCGTCTTATGGGCCGGGTTAAAACTGACAGCATATATAACTCTTCTCGGATTGCTGTTTGGGTTCATCATCGGTTTAATTACAGCACTTTTCCGACTTTCCCCGATTCCGCCTTTAAGGTGGATCGCGATTTGGTTCATTAACTTTGTACGCGGAACACCTTTCCTCGTTCAATTATTCTTTATATACTTCGGATTGAATTCACTACCCTTCATTTCGCTTCAACCTGTAACAGCTGGCGTCGTTGGGATTGCCATCAATGCGGGTGCATATATAGCGGAAATTGTCCGGGCCGGTATCCAGTCCATCGATAAAGGACAGACAGAAGCTGCGCGGACACTAGGACTGACCAGTGCACAGACGATGCGTTATATCATACTGCCGCAGGCGTTAAGAAGGATGCTGCCGACATTTGTGAACCAGGCGATCATCAGCCTGAAGGACACCTCACTCCTGTCCGTCATCGGCATCGCTGAACTGACACAAAGAGGGCAAGTCGTCGTTTCGGCAACCTATGAACCTTTTAAAATATGGGGAATGGTAGCTCTTATGTACTTCATCCTGATTTACTTGCTGACCAAACTCGGCGACTTTATAGAGAGGAGGTATGAACTGCGATGA
- a CDS encoding transporter substrate-binding domain-containing protein, whose protein sequence is MKKIKILSFLMAMMLALAACGSDDAANSGGDEGSGEDGGTTYTVGTDTTYPPFEFEEGGKYKGIDIDIINAIAEEEGFKIELKPMDFGGIIPAILADQLDVAIAGMSITDDRKEKVDFSDPYFDAGLTLVVSEDNNDITSVDDLEGKVVAVKNGTTGADYAEKMKEEAGIKEVRQFNDSPSMFQEVANGNADVLIEDYPVIAYAIKTSNLDLKTVGDRLNGDQYGIAVKKGENQELLEKINSGLQKIKDNGKYDEILNRYLEE, encoded by the coding sequence ATGAAAAAAATAAAGATATTGAGCTTTTTAATGGCAATGATGCTGGCCTTGGCTGCATGCGGATCAGACGATGCAGCAAACAGTGGTGGCGATGAAGGCTCTGGTGAAGACGGGGGCACTACATACACTGTTGGTACGGATACGACTTATCCTCCGTTCGAATTTGAAGAAGGCGGCAAGTATAAAGGAATCGATATCGATATCATCAATGCCATTGCAGAGGAAGAAGGTTTTAAGATTGAATTGAAGCCGATGGACTTCGGCGGCATCATCCCGGCGATCCTTGCCGACCAGCTAGACGTAGCAATTGCCGGCATGAGTATCACGGATGACCGCAAAGAAAAAGTCGATTTTTCAGACCCATACTTTGATGCCGGATTAACACTTGTTGTTTCAGAAGATAACAACGACATTACCAGTGTGGATGATTTAGAAGGTAAAGTTGTCGCCGTTAAGAATGGTACAACAGGGGCTGATTATGCCGAGAAAATGAAAGAGGAAGCTGGCATTAAAGAAGTACGCCAATTCAATGACAGTCCGTCCATGTTCCAGGAAGTTGCAAATGGGAACGCAGATGTATTGATTGAAGACTACCCGGTTATCGCATATGCGATTAAAACAAGCAACCTTGACCTGAAGACCGTCGGGGACCGCCTGAATGGCGACCAGTACGGCATCGCTGTAAAAAAAGGCGAGAACCAGGAACTGCTTGAAAAAATAAACAGCGGCCTTCAAAAAATCAAGGACAACGGCAAGTACGACGAAATCTTGAACCGTTATCTTGAAGAGTAA
- a CDS encoding M20/M25/M40 family metallo-hydrolase has product MEEEKYGNHLKFEFGEGDETILILSHFDTVWEPGDLEFKIEGDRAYGPGILDMKGGLVQAIWAIKAIKELNIPFSKNIVYLFTSEEEISSPTSRYVIEEIAEDCDYALVTEPPVVRTIAES; this is encoded by the coding sequence ATGGAAGAAGAGAAATACGGAAATCATTTGAAATTTGAATTCGGCGAAGGAGACGAAACAATCTTAATCCTTTCCCATTTTGATACAGTATGGGAGCCTGGAGATTTAGAGTTTAAAATCGAAGGCGATCGTGCATACGGACCTGGCATCCTGGATATGAAGGGCGGTCTTGTACAAGCGATTTGGGCAATAAAAGCCATTAAGGAATTGAACATCCCGTTCTCAAAGAATATTGTGTACCTTTTTACCAGTGAAGAAGAGATTAGCAGTCCGACATCACGCTATGTGATTGAAGAAATAGCGGAGGATTGCGATTATGCATTAGTTACGGAACCACCCGTTGTTCGGACAATCGCTGAAAGTTGA